In Aspergillus luchuensis IFO 4308 DNA, chromosome 1, nearly complete sequence, the following are encoded in one genomic region:
- a CDS encoding putative C6 transcription factor (Leu3) (COG:K;~EggNog:ENOG410PHJM;~InterPro:IPR036864,IPR007219,IPR001138;~PFAM:PF00172,PF04082;~go_function: GO:0000981 - DNA-binding transcription factor activity, RNA polymerase II-specific [Evidence IEA];~go_function: GO:0003677 - DNA binding [Evidence IEA];~go_function: GO:0008270 - zinc ion binding [Evidence IEA];~go_process: GO:0006351 - transcription, DNA-templated [Evidence IEA];~go_process: GO:0006355 - regulation of transcription, DNA-templated [Evidence IEA]), producing the protein MGGASHPSVSPAVGSDAAGPARKRTTTMAGLDSSPGSIDDIDGQDNQEEKKRQPVKRACNECRQQKLRCDVIQDPWTDCSRCRRLKLDCKIESNFKRVGKRSRNAEMEREIIELRKQIATVQAGAIPPSQSASLPPVQTPKQETASQVGSGVYHTPSAMSTDQYMGSHEAVASLLDLRSGFDGTNFMRNGNHHFKRIEDVAVVPERVTELFHLFFTFYHPFLPFLDRDQSPDDYYSASPLLFWTIISVGARRFQADTHLLNSLSGPVSRLVWSTLADIPQSYHVVKALCLLCTWPFPTSSTSTDPTFMLCGMMIQVAMQLGLHRPSHTQDFSKFRVELIEEELRDKVRTWAVCNIVAQRVATGYGQPPSSVYDWTLSSNDSMDPNFRLPDDIRSRLEIEKFCDKVTKSLYTNRRDPVGLCSDQERSTLISFLSRDFDELENQLKAHNDSITNLYLRASNLHLHLSAFFDDTTAKDYRERLLSLYVATTTFLEAAMNLETEVGPVLSYTPYYVYQMMVAGGCTLLKLCKSFFAAHIDMDYAKNLFNRTIWAIRRVSVSSNDLPERLAEVVAQMWRLNNVPTPKLTADGGEVDDSLMLKVRCRMSMSLLFDSVWRWREDARTKGRNLEAYLKNPTNPDSNAESSNSSSIQPTRTSTATPGVAGAADPSLAPAPMLPQANMGVSAPSAVGALPSGFMEPNYEVFDPLNWLLDGLVDLPYSYSTISGIESQGIA; encoded by the exons ATGGGAGGTGCCAGCCATCCATCTGTCTCCCCTGCTGTTGGGTCTGATGCTGCGGGTCCAGCCAGGAagcgcaccaccaccatggcggGGTTGGACAGCTCCCCGGGCAGTATTGATGATATCGACGGGCAGGATaatcaggaagagaagaagagacagccTGTGAAACGGGCCTGTAATGAATGTCGTCAACAAAAG CTCCGATGTGATGTAATTCAAGACCCGTGGACGGATTGCTCTCGATGTCGTCGTCTGAAGCTCGACTGTAAAATCGAATCCAACTTCAAACGGGTTGGGAAACGCAGTCGCAACGCCGAGATGGAACGCGAGATCATCGAGCTGAGAAAGCAGATTGCTACTGTGCAGGCTGGAGCTATACCTCCGTCACAGTCGGCGTCTTTGCCACCGGTTCAGACTCCCAAGCAAGAAACGGCCAGTCAGGTTGGCTCGGGAGTCTACCATACGCCGTCGGCCATGTCTACGGATCAGTATATGGGTTCTCATGAAGCTGTTGCGTCGCTTCTGGATTTGCGCTCTGGCTTTGATGGCACGAACTTTATGAGGAACGGCAATCATCACTTCAAGCGCATTGAAGATGTCGCGGTCGTTCCGGAGAGGGTGACAGAGCTGTTTCATCT GTTTTTCACCTTCTACCATCCGTTTCTACCGTTTCTTGATCGAGACCAGTCGCCTGATGATTACTACAGCGCATCGCCACTGCTGTTCTGGACCATCATCAGTGTAGGCGCGCGGCGCTTCCAAGCCGACACCCACCTTCTCAATTCCCTCTCAGGCCCGGTTTCGCGACTGGTGTGGAGTACGCTGGCGGACATCCCACAAAGCTACCACGTCGTGAAGGCTCTCTGCTTGCTCTGTACCTGGCCTTTTCCTACCAGCAGCACGTCCACCGATCCGACCTTTATGCTCTGCGGTATGATGATCCAAGTGGCGATGCAGCTGGGGCTGCACCGTCCATCTCACACGCAGGACTTTAGCAAATTCCGCGTGGAGCTCATTGAAGAGGAACTTCGAGACAAGGTGCGGACGTGGGCAGTCTGCAACATTGTCGCCCAACG GGTTGCTACTGGTTATGGCCAGCCTCCGTCTAGTGTGTACGACTGGACACTGTCTTCAAATGATTCGATGGACCCCAACTTCAGGTTGCCCGACGACATTAGGTCAAGGCTGGAGATCGAAAAGTTTTGTGACAAGGTCACCAAATCTTTATACACCAATCGGCGGGACCCCGTCGGACTTTGCAGCGATCAGGAGCGATCAACATTGATCTCGTTCCTGTCGCGGGATTTCGATGAACTGGAGAATCAGCTGAAGGCGCACAATGACA GTATCACCAATCTCTATTTGCGCGCATCGAATCTGCACCTCCATCTGTCTGCGTTCTTCGACGACACAACCGCAAAGGATTATAGAGAGCGTCTTCTCTCGCTTTATGTTGCTACCACGACGTTCCTCGAAGCAGCGATGAACCTTGAAACAGAAGTCGGCCCGGTGCTGTCGTACACCCCGTACTACGTGTATCAGATGATGGTTGCGGGCGGATGTACTCTGCTGAAGCTATGCAAGAGTTTCTTCGCCGCGCACATCGACATGGATTATGCAAAGAACCTCTTCAACCGGACGATCTGGGCCATCAGACGCGTGTCCGTTTCCAGCAACGACCTGCCGGAGCGACTGGCGGAAGTAGTAGCGCAGATGTGGCGGCTGAACAACGTGCCCACACCGAAATTGACGGCAGACGGCGGAGAGGTCGACGATTCGCTGATGCTCAAGGTGCGCTGCCGAATGAGCATGTCCTTGCTTTTTGACTCGGTCTGGCGGTGGCGGGAAGACGCGCGGACCAAGGGGCGTAATCTCGAAG CTTATCTCAAAAACCCAACCAATCCAGACTCCAACGCCGAATCCTCCAACTCGTCATCTATTCAACCGACGCGCACCTCGACCGCGACACCCGGAGTCGCCGGCGCCGCAGACCCCAGCCTCGCGCCAGCCCCCATGCTCCCCCAGGCTAACATGGGCGTATCCGCACCGAGCGCTGTAGGCGCCCTTCCCAGCGGATTTATGGAACCTAACTACGAAGTATTCGATCCGCTGAACTGGCTTCTGGACGGACTGGTCGATTTGCCGTATTCATACTCGACGATATCGGGGATCGAGTCTCAGGGTATTGCATGA
- a CDS encoding F-box domain protein (COG:S;~EggNog:ENOG410PGEV;~InterPro:IPR015943,IPR001810,IPR036047;~go_function: GO:0005515 - protein binding [Evidence IEA]), whose protein sequence is MEEDVRLPTSERLGGPHLDPDQCPSTTCSLKLHQEAPKSTRPRLEKQTSSPFARLPRTVIEHILYVADANTFASLTLLNRKWRRISDSTLLYAHHLSQCPSFALTQKATEQPAHSSDLTLLKRQFGAQVRRNTFNAFLRPRRTLIKLTSTSMSSSTAFPQGEAFRFSFSPNAQLILCISSSRIVVLDVTSDRAVVKHELKTWRRPLNAAIVDDGSILAVVSSTHRVNIYRLTDDEAKHIQDLTLNDVPRTLALSPTGGVLAIAYDDRIEVYAIGEGALATERRAVRCSGVDSVSFSSDGVMLLGTSAERGNGGLVTITVPFYTESETEYSPRDAQIRMWTTQILFPDITTGFSHACLLPWHAEGEGNWLLGFDEQINTFRAFGVHNTNSGTTYFVTPMSEDGSRETTPIMLPTVDDLGELAAIGFESSGLWVYGIPDRLDIAPVAPNARTYAEMDVEQGPSIEEAATARDSLSRLQQSITKPKVLINGHKMTDMAGMTAARWVRHPNCVAGRRRLVAVAPGGISPPTIGEEDVPVDGGRVLLLDLERSVTDGDSTEVNIEVGDAEPKLLSEPNSTLDTEVELERRRTRLHRGNAASPRARAFARESYPSANSVVHAPRQYARRNSSFFSGSSNSEIQHIPESPYDNTQPRSRDTLRRAATAAANGRGRNNPRYQDEARPVQGQRPATQVFRVPHESDADNWVPPPPPYSRDPDAPLPDYLRRTLLPSNTEPAHRVGDVPEGIQRPQTSRLERMVDESPSRSSLQRLHTITGSRLAARMRRGVRDSESPEPNRRHTMFFRRRSSATGPQPNLQGLDGAHMPVPEQDPAVNFQGQLHPVLSGSTQPNQSSAVQRANYQDVLLEESLLGTTDWQETMPPTQNGTFNLDHYPYSISSPNLQVSTFQHDAPEGVHGSRQRSTYYRGADRRSQSQNVRLPPGGIPPLNRRASTDPTLSTSSQAAAHDLWRRRIEEWNEQTIYERSKRRSKCIVM, encoded by the exons atggaggaggatgtccgGTTGCCCACCTCAGAGCGGCTTGGCGGCCCCCATCTTGATCCCGATCAGTGTCCCTCGACCACCTGCTCCCTTAAGCTGCATCAGGAGGCCCCGAAAAGCACGCGACCGCGTCTGGAGAAGCAGACGTCGTCGCCGTTTGCTCGTTTGCCTCGTACCGTCATCGAGCA TATTCTATATGTTGCGGATGCCAACACATTTGCGTCGTTAACTCTGTTGAACCGGAAATGGCGACGCATATCGGACTCAACCCTTTTGTATGCGCATCATCTCTCTCAGTGCCCGTCCTTTGCCTTGACGCAGAAGGCTACTGAGCAGCCCGCTCACTCAAGCGATCTCACACTACTCAAGCGGCAGTTCGGCGCGCAGGTCAGGCGGAATACATTCAATGCGTTTCTCCGGCCCCGCAGGACTCTTATCAAGCTTACCTCGACTTCTATGAGCTCTTCGACGGCCTTTCCACAAGGTGAAGCATTccgcttttctttctctcctaaTGCACAGCTTATCCTGTGCATcagctcttccagaattGTGGTACTTGATGTAACCTCGGATCGGGCGGTCGTGAAACATGAGCTCAAGACTTGGCGACGGCCTTTGAATGCTGCCATTGTAGATGATGGCTCCATTCTCGCCGTCGTTTCCTCCACTCACCGGGTCAATATCTACCGCCTTACCGATGATGAAGCGAAGCACATTCAAGACTTGACATTGAACGATGTTCCTCGGACTTTAGCACTCTCTCCGACAGGAGGAGTTCTTGCCATTGCGTACGATGATCGAATCGAAGTCTACGCCATCGGTGAAGGGGCACTAGCTACCGAACGAAGAGCTGTGCGCTGCTCCGGGGTTGACTCGGTGTCGTTCTCCTCTGATGGTGTCATGCTCCTAGGGACTTCCGCTGAGCGCGGTAACGGCGGTTTGGTCACTATAACAGTGCCGTTTTACACAGAATCAGAAACCGAGTATTCACCAAGGGATGCACAGATCCGTATGTGGACTACACAAATTCTGTTTCCAGACATAACCACTGGGTTTAGCCACGCCTGTTTGCTGCCCTGGCACGCAGAAGGTGAAGGCAACTGGCTACTGGGATTCGATGAACAAATCAACACGTTTCGAGCATTTGGAGTGCACAACACGAACTCGGGTACAACATATTTCGTGACTCCGATGTCTGAGGATGGGTCTCGAGAGACAACTCCCATCATGCTACCCACCGTTGACGATCTCGGGGAGCTGGCTGCTATAGGATTTGAGAGTTCTGGCTTATGGGTATATGGGATACCTGATCGTCTGGATATTGCTCCTGTAGCTCCCAACGCAAGAACGTATGCTGAAATGGATGTTGAGCAGGGCCCTTCGATCGAGGAGGCGGCTACTGCCCGGGATAGTCTGTCCCGACTCCAGCAGTCCATTACAAAGCCCAAGGTTCTGATCAATGGCCACAAGATGACCGACATGGCGGGAATGACAGCAGCTCGTTGGGTACGCCATCCAAACTGTGTGGCTGGTCGTCGTAGATTGGTAGCCGTTGCTCCTGGTGGCATTAGCCCTCCAACTATTGGCGAAGAAGACGTACCGGTAGATGGCGGACGTGTGCTGCTGTTAGACCTGGAACGATCTGTCACGGACGGTGACTCAACTGAAGTCAACATCGAAGTCGGTGATGCGGAGCCGAAGCTTCTAAGTGAACCGAACTCTACCCTAGATACCGAGGTCGagctggagaggagaaggacgcGATTACATCGTGGGAATGCTGCTTCACCTCGGGCGCGCGCATTTGCTCGAGAGTCCTATCCTTCAGCCAATTCGGTCGTCCACGCACCTCGGCAATATGCCCGCAGAAacagctccttcttctcgggcTCCTCGAATAGTGAAATCCAGCACATTCCGGAATCACCATATGATAACACACAGCCTCGATCTCGGGACACGTTGCGTCGTGCAGCCACGGCTGCGGCTAATGGTCGCGGACGCAACAACCCACGCTATCAGGACGAAGCGCGCCCTGTTCAAGGCCAAAGGCCAGCCACCCAGGTTTTCCGGGTTCCTCATGAGAGCGACGCAGACAATTGGGTTCCACCGCCACCTCCCTATTCTAGGGATCCCGACGCACCGCTACCAGATTATCTCCGAAGGACCCTCCTTCCTTCGAATACGGAACCGGCCCATAGAGTCGGTGATGTCCCAGAAGGCATTCAGAGACCTCAGACAAGCCGCCTGGAACGGATGGTTGACGAATCTCCGTCCCGGAGCTCGCTGCAAAGACTGCATACCATTACTGGCTCACGGCTCGCCGCTCGCATGAGAAGGGGCGTGAGAGACTCCGAGTCCCCTGAACCGAATAGACGACATACCATGTTCTTTCGCAGAAGGAGCTCTGCCACAGGACCCCAACCTAACCTCCAGGGGCTCGATGGAGCGCACATGCCTGTGCCAGAGCAAGACCCTGCGGTCAACTTCCAGGGTCAACTGCACCCTGTCCTCAGTGGGTCTACACAGCCGAATCAATCGTCAGCCGTTCAACGAGCAAATTACCAGGACGTTTTGCTTGAGGAGTCTTTGCTTGGCACTACAGACTGGCAGGAGACTATGCCGCCGACACAGAATGGGACTTTCAATCTGGACCATTACCCCTACTCCATCTCCTCGCCTAATCTTCAGGTCTCGACCTTTCAACATGATGCCCCCGAAGGTGTGCATGGGAGCCGACAACGTTCCACCTACTACCGAGGAGCAGATCGGCGCTCTCAATCTCAGAATGTCCGACTCCCGCCTGGGGGAATTCCACCGCTGAACCGCCGGGCATCGACAGACCCCACGCTATCTACCAGCTCACAAGCGGCTGCACATGATCTGTGGCGGAGGCGCATTGAAGAGTGGAACGAGCAGACCATCTACGAGAGAAGTAAACGCAGAAGCAAATGTATAGTGATGTAG
- the TIM50 gene encoding protein translocase subunit TIM50 (BUSCO:EOG09262QRH;~COG:U;~EggNog:ENOG410PGG7;~InterPro:IPR036412,IPR027111,IPR023214,IPR004274;~PFAM:PF03031;~TransMembrane:1 (i162-179o);~go_component: GO:0005743 - mitochondrial inner membrane [Evidence IEA];~go_component: GO:0005744 - TIM23 mitochondrial import inner membrane translocase complex [Evidence IEA];~go_process: GO:0015031 - protein transport [Evidence IEA]) codes for MLSRAVLPLTRPNVLTSTVRASTISVAHSRWYAKSTKPKTPYKLPESVKSAKSEQSPKAPSQNDYSAEQAEFDTKAEPATEASQTGSTAPQNDAPQKPLPDLTQGIPSTLAAELEAASKNRGPSKLNLTEDPSRAEDYDDGGRDIPNYESSLDRKRARMANLMYVLFLLAGAGGVAYLGRNWETEEEEKAHPDVPSGWGFGLMYNRAKARLGDITSYYKDPAFPKLLPDEDPNMRQPYTLVLSLEDLLVHSEWSREHGWRVAKRPGVDYFLRYLNQYYELVLFTSVPSMMADQVLRKLDPYRIIRWPLFREATKYKDGEYIKDLSYLNRDLSKVILIDTKEEHARLQPENAVILEKWLGDSKDKTLVGMIPFLEYIAGMGVEDVRPVIKSFEGTQIPVEFAKREKAMRERFEKELAEEQKKRPRSGLGSFASALGLKSTRTLDGEQSPSEGLAQGKMLWDQIRERGQKNYEMIEKEIRENGEKWLAEMAAEEEKARQEQMAMMKGSFTGMFGAGPKQQ; via the exons AGGCCGAACGTCCTCACCTCGACCGTTCGAGCTTCAACTATCTCCGTCGCCCACTCGCGTTGGTATGCGAAGTCCACCAAGCCCAAGACTCCCTACAAGCTTCCCGAATCCGTCAAGTCTGCCAAATCGGAACAGTCGCCCAAGGCTCCCTCTCAGAACGACTACTCCGCGGAGCAGGCCGAATTCGATACCAAGGCTGAACCGGCCACCGAAGCC TCTCAGACCGGCTCTACAGCTCCCCAGAATGATGCTCCTCAAAAACCCCTGCCCGATCTCACCCAGGGCATTCCCTCCACCCTTGCCGCAGAATTGGAAGCCGCCTCGAAGAACCGCGGACCAAGCAAGCTGAACCTTACAGAGGACCCGTCGCGTGCGGAGGATTACGATGATGGTGGCCGTGACATTCCCAACTACGAATCCTCCCTCGATCGCAAGCGCGCTCGCATGGCCAACCTGATGTATGTCCTGTTCCTGCTGGcaggtgctggtggtgtggCCTATCTGGGCCGCAACTGGGagaccgaggaggaagagaaggcccACCCCGATGTGCCATCGGGTTGGGGCTTCGGACTCATGTACAACCGTGCCAAGGCCCGCTTGGGCGATATCACCAGCTACTACAAGGACCCTGCTTTCCCCAAGCTGCTGCCCGATGAGGATCCTAACATGCGTCAGCCCTACACCCTTGTGCTGAGTCTGGAGGACCTCCTGGTGCACAGCGAGTGGAGCCGTGAGCATGGATGGCGAGTGGCCAAGCGTCCTGGTGTCGACTACTTCCTCCGCTATCTCAACCAGTACTACGAACTTGTCCTCTTCACCAGCGTGCCCAGCATGATGGCCGACCAGGTGCTCCGGAAGCTTGACCCCTACCGCATTATCCGCTGGCCCTTGTTCCGTGAAGCCACCAAGTACAAGGACGGAGAGTACATCAAG GATCTGTCCTACCTCAACCGCGACCTATCCAAGGTGATCTTGATCGACACCAAGGAGGAGCACGCCCGCCTGCAGCCCGAAAATGCCGTCATCCTTGAAAAGTGGCTTGGTGACTCCAAGGACAAGACCCTCGTCGGCATGATCCCCTTCCTCGAATACATCGCTGGTATGGGCGTCGAGGACGTTCGTCCCGTCATCAAGTCCTTCGAGGGCACCCAGATCCCCGTGGAATTCGCCAAGCGTGAGAAGGCCATGCGCGAGCGCTTCGAGAAGGAGCTCgccgaggagcagaagaagcgccCCCGCAGCGGTCTGGGCAGCTTCGCCTCTGCCCTGGGCCTGAAGTCCACCCGCACCCTGGACGGCGAGCAGAGCCCCTCGGAGGGCTTGGCCCAAGGTAAGATGTTGTGGGACCAGATCCGTGAGCGTGGCCAGAAGAACTACGAGATgattgagaaggagatccgTGAGAACGGCGAGAAGTGGCTGGCCGAGAtggccgcggaggaggagaaggcccgCCAGGAGCAgatggccatgatgaagggCTCTTTCACCGGCATGTTCGGTGCTGGTCCCAAGCAGCAGTAG